One bacterium HR17 genomic window, TGGCGCATAGAGGTGACCGACGACGGCAAAGGGTTTGACCCGCAAAGTTTGTCCGTCCCGACGCTGGGCTTGACCATCGTCCGCAACTTGATTGAACAAGACTTGAACGGGCGTGTGGAAATTCAGTCAGCGCAGGGGCAGGGGACAACGGTGCGGTTGTTCGTGCCCCGCCGCTGAGGCGCCGCGCTTACAGCGGCACGAAAGTGGCAACTGCTGCGTTAGGCTTTTGGCATGCGGTGAGCGGCAATGGAAGAGCAACCAGTAGGGGCGCCTCCTGAAACTTGGGTGGAACAGTTAACGAAACGGCGGGGCGTGCGAGACCGATGGTTTTGGGTGTTTGTCGCATTAGCCGTCGTACTGAGCGTTGAGGTGGTGGTGCTGACCCGCTTGATGTTCGTCTCGTCCATCGTCACTTCCAACTCCATGAACCCGACGCTGCAGCGGGGGGATTGGGTCTTGGTGCGGCGCCGGCGGTTCACACCCGCAAACCCACCCCGACGCGGTGCTATCGTGATGTTTCGCGACCCACGCGGCAACGGCGATCGTTTAATCAAGCGCGTCATCGGTTTGCCTAACGAGGTCATCACCATCGCTTGGGGGCAAGTTTACATCAACGGCGCCCTGCTCACCGAACCCTACCTGCAAACGGTGACGCCTGGCTACTGGCATGGGGTCGTGCCCGACGATGCCGTGTTCGTGATGGGCGACAACCGCGGTGTCAGCGAAGACAGCCGCACTTACGGACCTGTCCCGCTGGACTTGATTGAAGGTGAAGTCGTGCTGCGCTATTATCCCTTGAGCCGATTCGGGCGATTGCCGTAAAAGTCGGCGGCGATGTCCGTCGCCGCACGCAAGGAGGCAGACAAAGGTGCGGGTAGCCATCATCGGTTGCGGTGGGCAAGGGCGTCAACACGCTGCCGCTTACGCCCGGCTGGACGGCGTGCAAATTGTCGGCTGTTGCGACATCGTGGCGGAAAAAGCCCAGCAGTTGGCAAACGCCTACGGCGCGCAGGCATTCACCGATTACGCGATAATGCTGCAAACTGTCCGCCCCGACATCGTTTCGGTGTGCACTTTGGAAGGGCATCACGCGGCGCCGACGATCGCGGCACTGCAAGCAGGAGCGCATGTCCTTTGCGAAAAGATGTTGGCGGCGACGCTGGACGAAGCGCGAGCGATGGTGCGAACGGCGCGTCAAGTTGGACGGCTGTTGGCGACACAGTTCAACTACCGTCACATTCCGTCGGTGCAGTGGCTCAAACAGTTGCTGGACAGCGGCGCTATCGGTGAACCGCTGCTGGTGACGCTGTTGACACACGGCTATTGCCACCATCATGGCGTGGACTTGCTGCGGTTCCTGTTCGGTGAGATCGTTGCGGTGCAAGCGGCACTTAAAGGCGACCGCAGCGAGGCACCTTACCGTGGGTTTGAGACGGGTATCAGCGACGATTTGCTTTACATCCCATCGCGGGGGATGGGCGCTCTCGTCCACTTTGAGCGCGGGTTTTTGGGCGTGCTCGCCAGCAGCGTTCGGCACCGTTTGGACGATTTCATGCTGGAACTGCATTTGCTCACCGACAAAGGACGCATCACGCTGCGGCGGATGCGCCACGCTAACATCTGTGGTGAGTTGGACACTAACTTGGATTTGCGCGACGCTTCTCCGTTGCCCGAACCGCTGCCGTTTGAAGCGACTTTTGCCCCCAGCATCGCAGCCTTCGTCGCCGCTGTGCGGGGCGAACCCGCAACGATTGCGACGGGTGAAGATGGCTTACGGGCGATGGAGGTGGAGCATGCCCTTGTGGTCGCGCACCGCACGGGACAGGTCGTGTCGTTGCCGTAAGGGCACGACCTGGTTGCCCTCTCACCCTTCGTCGCCTTCCAACGCTTTCCGCCAACGGGCTTTGCCGAGAACCATGCGCACTTGTTGCTCTAAGAAATCGGTCAGCAACTCCTCTTCGTGCAAGACAGCGATGTAACGGTGCAACTCCTCAATGCGTTCGTCTAGGTCGGGGAACTCCACGATGCCTTTCGCCTTTAGTTCCAGCAACTTTTGCAGGCGTTCTTCCAATGCCTCCCGCCATTGCCGCCATTGCGCGGCGCGGGGATAACTGCCCAGCAATTCGTCTATGAGCCGCTCAACCAACTCTGGGTCGCTCAAATCAACGGGTTCAGGGCTTTGTTTGTCGTCCATCGTCTTGTCCCTCCGTGTGACACGGTTATGGGCGCTGCTGTTACCTTGACGCAGTTGCCCTCGTGTTTTAGGCTAATGCAGCGCCGAGAAGGGGTGAAGACGGATGTGGCGTTCGTTGTGCAAATCCAAGATCCACCGCGCTGTCGTGACTGACGCCAACCTCAATTACGAAGGCTCGCTGACACTAGATGCCGCGTTGATGGAAGCGGCGGACTTGGTGCCTTTTGAGCAGGTGCATGTGCTCAACCTGAACAACGGCGAGCGCTTTGAGACCTACCTGATTGAGGGCGAACGGGGCAGCGGGGTCGTTTGCGTCAACGGGGCAGCGGCACGGTTGGTGCAGGTCGGTGACCCCATCATCGTTTTGGCGTATGCGTGGGTGCCCGAAAACGCTTTGGCGGATTTCCGCTGCCGGCTTGTCTTCGTGGACGAATGCAACCGCATCGTGCGGGTGGATCGGGTCGCCGCCTGCGCGTCACCGCGATAAGCCGCTGACTTTGTGCAGCCATGCCCGCAGCGTCGGATATAGTTCACGGTAGAGGGCGAAGCGCTCGTCGTAAAGCCGCCGCTCCGTTTCGTCGGGTTCAAACACTTCCCGCACCTGCACCAGCGCTTGAGCGGCGTCGCCGACCGTCGCCCACTTCCCGACCGCCTTGCCCGCCAGCAGCGCCGCCCCAAAACATGCCGCTTCTGTCACCTGCAGGGCGACGACAGGCACACCAAACATGTTGGCTTTCAGTCGCAGCCAAAAGCGGCTGCGGGCACCGCCGCCAATCGCCCGGATTTCCCGCACGGCGATACCAGCCTCCTTGAGCAACTCCAAATTGAGCCGCATCTCGTAGTTGATGCCTTCCAGCAACGCCCGCACCAACTCGCCCCGCGTCGTGTTCAGGGTCAACCCGGCGATAACGCCTTTGGACTGCGTGTCCATCCAAGGCGTGCCTGTCGTCGGCGTGAAGTGGGGCAGGACAAACAGGTTTGTCGGCGTTTTACTGGCTTGCGCGACGATCAAGTCGTAAACATCCACACCCATCCGCTCAGCGACGGATTTCTCTTCAGTGGCGAAGGTGTCGCGATACCAACGCAGCAAAATCCCGCCCGTCCAACTCCAAGTCACCGTCACATACAAGTCTTCGGCGACATGGGGGTAGCAGCAGAAGTTATTGCGGCGCATCGCCTCGGTCAAGACGGGTTGAGCGAAAGCGACGGTGATGCAATCCACCGTGCCGATGGCATCCATCGCCACGCCTTCTTTGACGACGCCTGCACCGAGGCAACCGCAGGGTTGGTCGTGTCCGCCTGTCGCGATGACGACAGTTCTCGGCAACCCTAACTCGTCAGCGACTTTGGGGTCAATGGTGCCGATGGCTTCGCCTGCCGGTAACGGTTTCGCCCACAGGTTTTCGGACAAACCTGCCGCTTGCAACACTTCGGAGCACCACACTTTGCGGACGACATCAAAGCCCATGGTGCGGGACGCCAGCGACCAATCAATGGCGGGGTCTTTGATACCCAACCGAAACGCCGAAAAGTCTTGGGCGCACAGAAACTTCCACAAGCGGGCGAAAAGGCTGGGGCGCTCCTCTTTCAGCCACATCAACTTGGGCACGGAATACATCGGGTGAACGGGATGTCCTGTCAGGGCAAAGACGCGGTGTTGCCCCAAAGTTTGCTCTAATCGTTGGGCTTGCGCGACAGCGCGCGTGTCCAAGTTAGCGATAGCGTTCATTAGCGGGTTACCGTCGGCGTCCAGTGGGACAGCGGTTTCACCCATGCTGGAGATGGCAAGGGCTTCAACGGGGTCACGATTGCCCGCTTGGGCGACGGCTTGGCGGATGGCGTCTTTCGTCGCTTGCCAAACCTGTTCGCTATCCAGTTCCACCCACCCCGCAGGTCCAGGGTAAAGGAGCGGATACTCGCGGTAACCGCTGCCCAAGATGACGCCGTCGGCGTTGAAGACGACGGCTTTCACACCTGTCGTGCCGACATCCACGCCCAACAAACTCATCGCCCACACCCCCCGATTTGCAGGGCGATACCAACGCGGTGCCCTCATACCTCAATAGATGCGCCAGCGGCGCGCGACGAACCCATCGCGAATGTCCCGCCAACTGCCCAGCACTTCATCCACGATATGGGCCACTTCCGTGCGGATGCGATGGGCGGGCACGCCCCACACTTCCACATGGACGACTTGCGGGTCGGTGATGGGTTGACCGATCTGGCTGACCATGTAGCAGTAAACTTGCTGCACTTCAGGGATTTGCTCGGCGATGCGGTGGGCAATCAGATGGGTCATGATGCTGTAAACCTTGCCGACATGACTGACAGGATTTTTGCCTGCCACGGCTTCCAAAGTCATCGGGCGATAAGGCGTGATAAGCCCGTTGGCGCGGTTGCCCCGTCCGACTTGCCCGTCATCGCCGTTTTCCGCGCTCGTGCCTGTAACGGTGATGTAGGCGCTGCCTTCGGTGTCGGCGGTGTTGACAAACACTTCCACCTTGCGCCGCGTGATTTGAGGGGCGAGTTCGTTTTGCACAAACGCCGCCACTTGCCGCTTGACCGTTTCGTAAACAGCGCGGTCGGGCGTTAAAGCGGCGACGAAGGCTGCGGCGATGGTCAGGCGAATGGTGTCATCGTTGCGCACACCCATGACCTTGATGTCTTCGCCCAATTGGGGGAAGCGCTGTTTGCCCGCGTCGCTGTTCAAGAAGCGTTCGGTCTCCAAGACCAGCCGTTCCAACTCGCTCAGGGGGGCGAAGCCGACAGCAAACGAAGTGTCGTTAGCAAGAGGGGGCATATCGTCATCGCGGAAAATAGCCTGTAAGTCGGTGCTGCCACGGCGGATGCGGAACCGCACCTGCACTTGGTCAGGTTGCAAGTGGCGCACCTGCTGACACAGCCACCGCACGATGCGGTCAGCGAAGGCGCGGTCAGGGTCAATGTGGCGACTATCCCATGCCAAGGTCGCCCGCCCCACGATGTCCACTTGGATAGGTTCAACGATGTGTCCGCCCCCAAAATGGGCTTCGGCGACCCCGCCGACGAGGACGGCTTTGTCCACATTGTGGTGCAAGATGGCGCCGACTTCGCGGCGATAGAACTCACACAAGGCGACCGATAACTCTTCGGCGGCACCGTCGCACAACGAGTCGGGGTGCCCTTTGCCCTTGCGTTCCACGATTTCCACGGGCATCTGTTCCACGAACGGCGTCATACCGTTTGCCACTTGCAAACGCGCCGTCATTGGCGAAACCCACCTCCTCAAAGGTTGGGGTGCGAGCGGGGAAGGGCGGAAAGCAGTGCAGGGGCGGGGCAATCCCTACCGCCCTTCGGTCACCGCTCCAGAACAGTGGGCGGGGCGCTCCCGCACAACGAGAGGAGCGGGACCGAAAGGGCGCAGTGCCTTTGCCCCACTCCTCTCATCTTTTGCCCTGCGATGCTCCGCAGGACTCAACGCCTTTGGGCACCTTACCCGCCAGCGAAAGAATGCGGGCAGGTTGCCGGGCTTCATCGGGCGCGTTCACCCTCCGCCGCTCTTGATGAGAGGGTGGGAGCGCCAACGCCGCCAAAATTATGACAAGGACGCCTTGGCCCTGCTACCGTCGGAAGTAGGCACAACATCCTTGCGCCATTCAAGGACTTCGCAGCGCGCTAGGGAAGCACCTGAAAAGCGTGCAGCGTTAAAGCATACATCGTTGCCCTCTGAGGTGAGTGGGAGTGTCGTTGACATCTGAGCGCAGCGGTGCAAAGCATCGCGGTTGGATGCAGGTTTGGTGGGAAGCGATGCTGGCAAACCTTTGGGTCATATTTTTCAATCGGCTGGGGCAAAAAGCCATCGCGCGTGCTGGGCGCAATGTCGCAGTGCATGAAGATCTGCCTTACGGTCACGAAGGGACGGAGCCGCTCCTATTGGATTTGTTTGTGCCCGCTCAAGCGTCAAGAACGCCGTGCGTTGGCGTTGTCGTCCTGCACGGTGGCGCATGGTGTGTCGGCAGCCGCAAAGATGTCGCGTGGTTGGGCTACTTGTTGGCGCGCCGGGGGTTCGTCGCCGCTTGCGTCGGCTACCGATTGGCGCCTCGCCATCGTTACCCTGCGGCGTTGCACGACGCCCAAGCAGCGGTGCGATGGCTGCGGGAAAACGCCGACAGATGGGGTGTTAACCCGCACCGGATCGGCGCGCTGGGTCTTTCTGCCGGTGGGCATCTGGCGCTCCATCTGGGCTTGCGGGACGATGAGCGCTTTCCTATCTCCAGCCGCGTCCACCGCGTTGTCGCCATTTTTGCGCCGACAGATTTGACGGCGCCCTACTATGTTGCCGCTGCGGAAAACCCGTCGCCGCTAATGCCTAACTACCTGCGAGACTTTTTGGGGGCACTTTACCGCGATGCGCCCGAACTGTGGCGGGACGCATCGCCGCTGTGGCATGTTCACCCTCAAGGGGCGCCTTGCTTCCTCATTCACGGCACCCGCGACCGGCTCGTGCCCCCCGACCAAGCCACACGGTTCGCCGACGCGTTGCGCGCTGTCGGCGTGCCCGTTACCCTGGTGCTGATCAACGGCTTGGGGCACGGCTACAGCCTCCGCCCCACCATCATGCGGCAACTGCACAACGCGTTGGAAGCGGCGTTACAGTTCCTTGCCGAAGCGTGATCGCTATGCTCGCTCTGTGGCTTAGGTTACTGACGCTTGCCGTAACGCCGTCCGTCACGGTCGTGCCGGCGTCGCCGCGTCCCGGCGAGACGGTGGCGATTTTTGTGACCGTGCCAGCGGACGCCGCTGTGGCTGTCGTGTGGCGGTGCCGACCGTTGCCTGTCTACTTCGTTAACGGGCGCTGGCGGGCGCTACTGGGCGTGCCCGCTGACCTGCCCGCAGGTCCGCATCCGTTGGCTGTTCGTGTTGAGCGCGCAGAGGGTCCGCAAACATTCACCGTGACGGTGCCGGTGCAGGCGAGACGCTTTCCGAGTCAACGGGTGCGGTTGTCGGCAGCGAAGCGCCGCTTGTTTGCCGTCCCGCAAGTCGCCGCTGAGAAAGCCCTTTGGCGGGCGATGTTGGCGACAGCGACGCCAGAGCAGCTTTGGCAGGGGGCTTTTCTTTTGCCCGTGCGGGGGCGCGTCACAGCGCCTTTCGGGTTGCGTCGCATTTATGTGGGATTGCGTGAGCCGCAAGGCATCCACCGAGGCGTGGATTTCGCCGCCCCGACAGGGACACCCGTGCGGGCTGCCAACGAGGGGCGAGTCTTGCTGGCGCGCCCCTTCACGCTGGAAGGCACCGCCGTTTTGCTGGATCACGGGCAGGGCGTCTTATCCGCCTACTTCCATCTGGCGGCGACACGCGTGCGAGAGGGGGAGACAGTCTACAAAGGGCAAATCATCGGCACCGTCGGCAGCACCGGCG contains:
- the mat gene encoding S-adenosylmethionine synthase, with product MTARLQVANGMTPFVEQMPVEIVERKGKGHPDSLCDGAAEELSVALCEFYRREVGAILHHNVDKAVLVGGVAEAHFGGGHIVEPIQVDIVGRATLAWDSRHIDPDRAFADRIVRWLCQQVRHLQPDQVQVRFRIRRGSTDLQAIFRDDDMPPLANDTSFAVGFAPLSELERLVLETERFLNSDAGKQRFPQLGEDIKVMGVRNDDTIRLTIAAAFVAALTPDRAVYETVKRQVAAFVQNELAPQITRRKVEVFVNTADTEGSAYITVTGTSAENGDDGQVGRGNRANGLITPYRPMTLEAVAGKNPVSHVGKVYSIMTHLIAHRIAEQIPEVQQVYCYMVSQIGQPITDPQVVHVEVWGVPAHRIRTEVAHIVDEVLGSWRDIRDGFVARRWRIY
- the mlhB gene encoding Monoterpene epsilon-lactone hydrolase, whose product is MLANLWVIFFNRLGQKAIARAGRNVAVHEDLPYGHEGTEPLLLDLFVPAQASRTPCVGVVVLHGGAWCVGSRKDVAWLGYLLARRGFVAACVGYRLAPRHRYPAALHDAQAAVRWLRENADRWGVNPHRIGALGLSAGGHLALHLGLRDDERFPISSRVHRVVAIFAPTDLTAPYYVAAAENPSPLMPNYLRDFLGALYRDAPELWRDASPLWHVHPQGAPCFLIHGTRDRLVPPDQATRFADALRAVGVPVTLVLINGLGHGYSLRPTIMRQLHNALEAALQFLAEA
- the afr_3 gene encoding 1,5-anhydro-D-fructose reductase codes for the protein MRVAIIGCGGQGRQHAAAYARLDGVQIVGCCDIVAEKAQQLANAYGAQAFTDYAIMLQTVRPDIVSVCTLEGHHAAPTIAALQAGAHVLCEKMLAATLDEARAMVRTARQVGRLLATQFNYRHIPSVQWLKQLLDSGAIGEPLLVTLLTHGYCHHHGVDLLRFLFGEIVAVQAALKGDRSEAPYRGFETGISDDLLYIPSRGMGALVHFERGFLGVLASSVRHRLDDFMLELHLLTDKGRITLRRMRHANICGELDTNLDLRDASPLPEPLPFEATFAPSIAAFVAAVRGEPATIATGEDGLRAMEVEHALVVAHRTGQVVSLP
- the lsrK gene encoding Autoinducer-2 kinase yields the protein MSLLGVDVGTTGVKAVVFNADGVILGSGYREYPLLYPGPAGWVELDSEQVWQATKDAIRQAVAQAGNRDPVEALAISSMGETAVPLDADGNPLMNAIANLDTRAVAQAQRLEQTLGQHRVFALTGHPVHPMYSVPKLMWLKEERPSLFARLWKFLCAQDFSAFRLGIKDPAIDWSLASRTMGFDVVRKVWCSEVLQAAGLSENLWAKPLPAGEAIGTIDPKVADELGLPRTVVIATGGHDQPCGCLGAGVVKEGVAMDAIGTVDCITVAFAQPVLTEAMRRNNFCCYPHVAEDLYVTVTWSWTGGILLRWYRDTFATEEKSVAERMGVDVYDLIVAQASKTPTNLFVLPHFTPTTGTPWMDTQSKGVIAGLTLNTTRGELVRALLEGINYEMRLNLELLKEAGIAVREIRAIGGGARSRFWLRLKANMFGVPVVALQVTEAACFGAALLAGKAVGKWATVGDAAQALVQVREVFEPDETERRLYDERFALYRELYPTLRAWLHKVSGLSR
- the mepM gene encoding Murein DD-endopeptidase MepM, which encodes MIAMLALWLRLLTLAVTPSVTVVPASPRPGETVAIFVTVPADAAVAVVWRCRPLPVYFVNGRWRALLGVPADLPAGPHPLAVRVERAEGPQTFTVTVPVQARRFPSQRVRLSAAKRRLFAVPQVAAEKALWRAMLATATPEQLWQGAFLLPVRGRVTAPFGLRRIYVGLREPQGIHRGVDFAAPTGTPVRAANEGRVLLARPFTLEGTAVLLDHGQGVLSAYFHLAATRVREGETVYKGQIIGTVGSTGVATGPHLHWALYVHGTPVDPLQWTHPNWLNRLR
- the sipV gene encoding Signal peptidase I V, which translates into the protein MEEQPVGAPPETWVEQLTKRRGVRDRWFWVFVALAVVLSVEVVVLTRLMFVSSIVTSNSMNPTLQRGDWVLVRRRRFTPANPPRRGAIVMFRDPRGNGDRLIKRVIGLPNEVITIAWGQVYINGALLTEPYLQTVTPGYWHGVVPDDAVFVMGDNRGVSEDSRTYGPVPLDLIEGEVVLRYYPLSRFGRLP
- the panD gene encoding Aspartate 1-decarboxylase, which translates into the protein MWRSLCKSKIHRAVVTDANLNYEGSLTLDAALMEAADLVPFEQVHVLNLNNGERFETYLIEGERGSGVVCVNGAAARLVQVGDPIIVLAYAWVPENALADFRCRLVFVDECNRIVRVDRVAACASPR